From Agrobacterium tumefaciens, a single genomic window includes:
- a CDS encoding sugar ABC transporter substrate-binding protein — translation MNKTMRKMVLCATTAGLMTVGGIAPAMADTVLKFISWQTDDAGTGEWWHSAIAAFEKQHPGVKIEFTKAERSSYADTMTTLFAANQPPQIVHLASFEFQMFADSGWLEPLDPWLKKDGIDMTGWAGQQKCEWNGQTVCIMTNYFGFVMAYNKKLLDAAGVAVPKTYDEFLAAAKATTKDLNGDGIIDQFGTGHETKGGPGQYLTEMLNYIIDAGAYWTDKDGNITIDTPQMVEGLTRWKTVMKSGVSPVDMSASDVRKLFADGKMAMRLDGPWLYGTTEKGAAKSDIVYAAPPLNPPLGGSSNVLAMPADIPDDQKELVWDFIKLTMTPEFQRSYATMGGNTPPSPKADVSGVEKTIPHFPVLIETMKKASEAGIDRIPTGLELFYNEFSKMVMEESQRMIIQDLDPADVAKTMQSKAESIKG, via the coding sequence ATGAACAAGACAATGAGGAAGATGGTGCTCTGCGCCACAACGGCCGGCTTGATGACGGTGGGCGGCATCGCCCCGGCGATGGCCGATACCGTTTTGAAATTCATCTCCTGGCAGACGGATGATGCCGGCACCGGCGAGTGGTGGCATTCGGCGATCGCGGCCTTCGAAAAGCAGCATCCGGGCGTTAAGATCGAATTCACCAAGGCGGAACGCAGTTCGTATGCTGACACGATGACAACGCTGTTTGCGGCCAACCAACCGCCTCAGATCGTCCATCTTGCCTCGTTCGAATTCCAGATGTTCGCCGACAGCGGCTGGCTGGAGCCGCTCGACCCGTGGCTCAAGAAAGACGGTATCGACATGACCGGCTGGGCAGGGCAGCAGAAATGCGAATGGAATGGCCAGACCGTCTGCATCATGACGAACTATTTTGGCTTCGTCATGGCCTACAACAAGAAGCTTCTCGATGCCGCTGGCGTTGCGGTTCCCAAAACCTACGACGAGTTCCTCGCCGCGGCAAAGGCGACCACCAAGGATCTGAACGGCGATGGCATCATCGACCAGTTCGGCACTGGTCACGAAACCAAGGGCGGGCCGGGCCAGTATCTCACCGAGATGTTGAACTACATCATCGATGCGGGAGCCTATTGGACCGACAAGGATGGTAACATCACCATCGATACGCCACAGATGGTCGAGGGGCTGACACGCTGGAAAACCGTCATGAAAAGCGGTGTTAGCCCGGTCGATATGAGCGCAAGCGATGTGCGCAAACTGTTTGCCGATGGCAAGATGGCGATGCGTCTCGATGGTCCATGGCTTTATGGCACCACGGAAAAAGGTGCAGCCAAGAGTGACATTGTTTACGCGGCTCCACCGCTCAACCCGCCGCTTGGCGGTTCGTCTAACGTCCTGGCGATGCCAGCCGACATTCCTGACGACCAGAAAGAGCTCGTGTGGGATTTCATCAAGCTGACGATGACGCCGGAGTTCCAGCGCAGCTACGCGACGATGGGTGGCAACACGCCGCCCAGTCCCAAGGCTGATGTTTCCGGTGTCGAAAAAACCATTCCGCATTTCCCGGTTCTGATCGAGACGATGAAGAAAGCCTCCGAGGCCGGCATCGATCGGATTCCGACCGGGCTTGAGCTCTTCTACAACGAGTTCAGCAAGATGGTGATGGAAGAAAGCCAGCGGATGATCATTCAGGATCTTGATCCGGCCGACGTCGCCAAAACCATGCAGTCCAAGGCCGAGTCTATCAAAGGCTGA
- a CDS encoding sugar ABC transporter permease codes for MTDTVQAGRRKFFDLARPSRQHLLGYILIAPAVLMVAAIIVWPLILAIDLSFQQVKIPRLGGASRPFSLVNYTWLFTSQEFWLACWVTLKLVAVVTFGSVAVGLSTALLANNRFKGRAAARLGMALPWAVPEIIAVVIFAWMFDTSFGLFGWLAIQLGFTDQMIPWVSSSTAAFWAVAITMVWKGFPFVSIMCLAGLQSIPADYYAAAKVDGASVWQRFRWITMPLLMPVLGVTLVLTLLWVFRDFSIIKVLTGGGPLRSTQTLSIMTYDQAFQYHNFGRAAAVGVLTLVICIIASLLMLGRRSKSIY; via the coding sequence ATGACCGACACCGTCCAGGCGGGGCGTCGCAAGTTTTTCGATCTTGCGCGCCCGAGCCGGCAACATCTACTCGGCTATATCCTGATCGCTCCGGCGGTTCTGATGGTTGCCGCCATCATCGTCTGGCCGCTGATCCTGGCGATCGACCTGTCGTTTCAGCAGGTCAAGATTCCCCGGTTGGGAGGGGCGAGCCGGCCGTTTTCTCTGGTTAACTACACCTGGCTTTTCACCTCTCAGGAGTTCTGGCTTGCCTGTTGGGTCACCCTCAAGCTGGTGGCCGTCGTGACCTTCGGCAGTGTTGCTGTCGGCTTGAGCACGGCACTCCTGGCCAACAATCGTTTCAAAGGTCGCGCCGCGGCGCGTCTCGGTATGGCGCTGCCTTGGGCGGTGCCTGAAATCATCGCTGTCGTTATCTTCGCCTGGATGTTCGATACGTCGTTCGGTCTGTTCGGCTGGCTGGCAATCCAGCTCGGTTTCACTGACCAGATGATTCCCTGGGTCAGCAGTTCGACGGCAGCTTTCTGGGCTGTTGCAATTACCATGGTTTGGAAGGGCTTCCCCTTCGTGTCGATCATGTGTCTTGCAGGTCTGCAGTCAATTCCGGCCGATTATTACGCGGCTGCCAAGGTCGATGGCGCCAGTGTCTGGCAGCGGTTTCGATGGATCACCATGCCGTTGCTGATGCCGGTGCTCGGCGTCACGCTTGTCCTCACCCTGCTTTGGGTTTTCCGGGACTTTTCCATCATCAAGGTGCTGACGGGCGGCGGGCCACTGCGTTCGACGCAGACACTGTCGATCATGACCTACGATCAGGCATTCCAGTATCACAACTTCGGCCGCGCAGCCGCAGTCGGCGTGCTGACGCTGGTGATCTGCATCATCGCCAGCCTGCTGATGCTCGGCCGGCGTTCCAAGTCCATTTATTGA
- a CDS encoding carbohydrate ABC transporter permease, with protein MKRTFAQSLALYVTVIFTLVMILFPVYWLLVTALSTTDELYRLPPTFWPDDAQWDIFARVWAAKPILLWLWNSMLAAVGSVALSMLVSVSAGYALSRYSMRGGATMGLFVLTAKMLPATLLVIPLFSIFSSFGLIGSLWTLVLAHSTMIIPFATWMLKGYFDTIPKELEQAAMVDGCSPIGAMIRVVLPIATPGLAATALYAFVLSWADYAYARTFLVNSPDNWTANLGITTMQGEYVTYWNDISAASVFIALPIIAIYLFLERYLVGGLTAGAEK; from the coding sequence ATGAAGCGCACATTCGCACAGAGCCTCGCTCTTTATGTCACCGTGATCTTCACTTTGGTGATGATCCTGTTTCCCGTCTACTGGTTGCTGGTCACAGCGCTTTCCACCACGGATGAGCTTTACCGTCTGCCACCGACTTTCTGGCCGGACGACGCGCAGTGGGACATCTTTGCCCGCGTGTGGGCGGCAAAGCCAATTCTTCTCTGGCTGTGGAACTCCATGCTTGCCGCTGTTGGTTCGGTGGCACTTTCGATGCTGGTTTCGGTCAGTGCCGGCTACGCCTTGTCACGTTATTCCATGCGTGGCGGTGCCACGATGGGGCTTTTCGTTCTGACGGCAAAGATGCTGCCTGCGACACTTCTGGTCATCCCGCTGTTTTCGATCTTTTCCAGCTTCGGATTGATCGGCAGCCTGTGGACGCTGGTACTCGCCCATTCCACCATGATCATTCCTTTCGCCACTTGGATGCTGAAGGGATATTTTGATACGATCCCGAAGGAGCTTGAACAGGCGGCAATGGTGGACGGGTGCTCTCCGATCGGAGCCATGATCCGTGTTGTCCTGCCGATTGCAACGCCCGGGCTCGCCGCCACCGCACTCTACGCCTTCGTGTTAAGCTGGGCTGACTACGCCTATGCGCGAACCTTTCTGGTCAATTCGCCCGATAACTGGACGGCGAACCTCGGCATCACCACCATGCAGGGCGAATATGTTACCTACTGGAACGACATCTCCGCTGCATCGGTGTTCATCGCCCTTCCGATCATCGCAATCTACCTATTCCTTGAACGTTATTTGGTCGGCGGCCTGACCGCTGGCGCGGAGAAGTAA
- the ugpC gene encoding sn-glycerol-3-phosphate ABC transporter ATP-binding protein UgpC — translation MANISIRNVSKSYGALNVLQPFSLEIENGEFVVLVGPSGCGKSTMLKILAGLEPASEGQIFIGDREVTDLAPGDRDIAMVFQNYALYPHLTVRQNIGFGLKMRGTDRGEIDRRVDEAARILEVTPYLDRKPKDLSGGQRQRVALGRAIVRQPQAFLMDEPLSNLDAKLRVHMRAEIGALHKRIGVTTVYVTHDQVEAMTMADRVVIMQGGVIQQIAAPDELFNNPANLFVAGFIGSPGMNFLNADLRDGKLTAFGQQISLSRAVDRQGPVVVGLRPEHLVLGEAPVTFGVRPTLIESLGSEKYVYFDAEGARIAQGEEDKSKGLIARVSHTGSLPKDEEIRLGFDPAQLYLFDATTGERL, via the coding sequence ATGGCCAATATTTCCATTCGCAATGTCAGCAAATCCTATGGTGCGCTCAACGTGCTCCAGCCGTTTTCTCTGGAGATCGAGAACGGCGAGTTCGTTGTCCTTGTTGGTCCCTCCGGTTGCGGCAAATCGACGATGCTGAAAATCCTGGCAGGTCTGGAACCTGCCAGTGAAGGCCAGATTTTTATCGGTGATCGCGAGGTGACGGATCTCGCACCGGGAGACCGGGACATCGCCATGGTCTTCCAGAACTACGCGCTTTATCCGCACCTGACGGTCCGCCAGAACATCGGCTTCGGGCTGAAAATGCGCGGCACTGATCGGGGGGAGATCGATCGGCGGGTGGATGAAGCGGCGCGCATTCTCGAGGTCACACCTTATCTCGACCGCAAGCCGAAGGACCTGTCGGGCGGTCAGCGTCAGCGCGTGGCACTCGGACGTGCGATTGTTCGCCAGCCGCAAGCCTTTTTGATGGACGAGCCGCTATCGAACCTTGATGCCAAGCTGCGTGTCCACATGCGCGCCGAAATCGGTGCTCTGCACAAGCGCATCGGTGTGACCACCGTTTATGTCACGCATGATCAGGTTGAGGCCATGACAATGGCAGATCGCGTTGTCATCATGCAGGGCGGCGTTATCCAGCAGATTGCTGCACCCGACGAGCTGTTCAATAACCCCGCGAACCTGTTCGTTGCCGGTTTCATCGGTTCTCCCGGCATGAATTTTCTCAACGCGGATTTGCGCGATGGCAAGTTGACTGCATTCGGGCAGCAGATTTCCCTGTCACGCGCGGTGGATCGGCAGGGACCAGTTGTTGTGGGGTTACGTCCCGAACATCTCGTTCTCGGTGAGGCTCCGGTCACGTTTGGGGTGCGTCCGACATTGATTGAAAGCCTTGGTTCGGAAAAATACGTTTATTTCGATGCTGAAGGCGCCAGGATTGCGCAAGGTGAAGAGGACAAGTCGAAAGGGCTGATTGCACGCGTTTCGCACACCGGCAGCCTTCCGAAAGACGAAGAAATCCGGCTCGGTTTCGATCCAGCCCAACTTTATCTCTTCGATGCAACTACGGGTGAACGGCTATGA
- a CDS encoding NAD(P)-dependent oxidoreductase, giving the protein MILVTGSAGRVGRAVVAALRAQARSVRGFDLRPSDTGGEEVVGSLEDAGALTKALAGVTDVLHLGAFMSWVPADRDRMFSVNVDGTRRLLDAASAAGVKRFVFASSGEVYPENRPEYLPVTEEHPLNPSSPYGLTKLLGEELVRFHQRTGSMETVILRFSHTQDAAELLDENSFFSGPRFFLAPRIRQQQTFGNLAAVEAMRTKDIGAPAHVLARNENGRPFQMHITDTRDMVAGILLALDHPDAAGGIFNLGADNPVDFSELLPRMAALTGLPIVTVDFPGAGVYYHTSNERIRNTLGFEAEWTMDRMLDEAAAARQKRLAMEQTR; this is encoded by the coding sequence ATGATCCTTGTAACTGGATCGGCAGGGCGCGTTGGACGCGCTGTAGTGGCGGCATTGCGCGCTCAGGCTCGGTCGGTTCGTGGCTTTGATCTGCGACCCTCTGATACAGGCGGCGAAGAGGTCGTCGGTTCGCTGGAAGATGCCGGTGCGCTAACAAAGGCCTTGGCGGGCGTAACGGATGTCCTGCATCTCGGCGCCTTCATGTCCTGGGTACCAGCAGACCGCGACCGTATGTTTTCGGTCAATGTCGATGGTACACGCCGCCTGCTGGATGCTGCCTCAGCAGCCGGGGTCAAGCGGTTTGTGTTTGCATCCTCGGGTGAGGTCTACCCGGAAAACCGGCCGGAATATCTGCCCGTTACCGAGGAACATCCACTCAATCCAAGTTCGCCTTATGGACTGACCAAGCTGCTCGGCGAAGAACTCGTACGCTTTCACCAAAGAACCGGATCGATGGAAACGGTGATCTTGCGCTTCTCGCATACGCAGGATGCAGCGGAATTGCTGGATGAGAACAGTTTCTTCTCCGGTCCGCGCTTTTTCCTCGCTCCCCGAATTCGCCAGCAACAGACCTTTGGTAATCTTGCGGCTGTCGAGGCCATGCGAACGAAAGACATTGGTGCACCTGCCCATGTGCTTGCACGCAATGAAAACGGTCGGCCGTTCCAGATGCACATCACCGATACCCGTGACATGGTGGCGGGCATTCTTCTGGCACTCGATCACCCTGATGCGGCGGGCGGCATTTTCAATCTCGGGGCCGACAACCCTGTGGATTTTTCGGAATTGTTGCCCCGCATGGCGGCATTGACTGGCTTACCCATCGTGACAGTCGATTTTCCCGGCGCTGGCGTCTATTACCACACATCGAACGAGCGGATCAGAAACACCCTGGGGTTTGAAGCGGAATGGACGATGGACCGGATGCTGGACGAGGCGGCGGCCGCAAGGCAAAAACGCCTGGCGATGGAGCAGACGCGATGA
- a CDS encoding helix-turn-helix domain-containing protein — translation MKPETPGGTAALAKGLTLLDMVADAPEPPRFAELLRASGLPKPTFARILRTLIAYGLVRQDEARGTYVLGQRFLEMSHKVWESFDLVSAATPELERLAAELGETVALCRLDGVMALYLAERSPNGLSVRVEVGRRVPLHCTAPGKALLAFQDPAVGRSLVDRLTLDLQTAQTITTIEALQADLTLTRARGYSISYEEHLPGVNSVAAPVMGRDNTPIGVLVALGPSSRLEASNIHPAGRELIAAARRITGAAGAVAISSRPRPRSAVSRPTADLSCILPWGAQLGESPVWHEAENALYWVDILHPAVHRFDPSTGRNETCETGKLVSAVIPVTGERLLVASQDGLEWLDFASGRLSPFVSPEASIADNRLNDAKCGPDGAIWVGSMRIDASKPTGALYRINAAGEFERKEGGIVVSNGLGWSPDGRTFYFVDTVPGLIHAYDCDPQTGALSSHREFARISVADGRPDGLAVDAEGGVWCAIWDGWCVRRYLPNGKLDQVIELPVPRPTSVAFGGPDLSTLFITSARTRLPASTLADAPLSGGLFSCRPGVSGARISLFEG, via the coding sequence ATGAAACCCGAGACACCCGGCGGCACTGCGGCGCTGGCCAAGGGGTTGACGCTTCTCGATATGGTGGCGGATGCTCCGGAGCCGCCCCGTTTTGCGGAGCTTCTGCGTGCCTCCGGTCTGCCGAAGCCGACCTTCGCCCGTATACTTCGAACATTGATTGCCTATGGTCTCGTGCGGCAGGACGAGGCGCGCGGCACGTATGTTCTTGGACAGCGATTCCTTGAGATGTCGCACAAGGTCTGGGAAAGTTTTGATCTGGTGTCTGCGGCAACGCCTGAGCTCGAGCGGCTGGCCGCAGAGCTCGGCGAAACCGTGGCTTTGTGTCGGCTTGACGGCGTCATGGCCCTTTATCTGGCGGAACGCTCGCCAAATGGACTGTCCGTGCGCGTCGAGGTTGGCCGTCGTGTTCCATTGCACTGCACGGCACCCGGCAAGGCGCTGCTCGCCTTTCAGGACCCCGCAGTCGGCCGTTCCCTGGTGGACCGCCTGACACTTGACCTGCAGACAGCCCAGACAATTACGACCATCGAAGCGTTGCAGGCCGATCTGACGCTGACCCGGGCGCGTGGCTATTCGATTTCTTATGAGGAGCATCTGCCCGGCGTGAATTCGGTCGCTGCACCCGTGATGGGACGCGACAACACGCCAATAGGTGTTCTCGTGGCGCTCGGGCCGTCCTCCCGTCTGGAGGCGTCCAATATTCACCCGGCCGGACGAGAATTGATCGCTGCCGCAAGGCGCATCACCGGTGCTGCGGGTGCTGTTGCCATCAGTTCTCGCCCGCGTCCGCGCTCTGCCGTCAGCCGCCCGACCGCCGATTTGAGCTGCATCTTGCCATGGGGCGCGCAATTGGGTGAAAGCCCGGTCTGGCATGAGGCGGAAAATGCCCTTTATTGGGTGGATATCCTGCATCCGGCCGTCCATCGTTTCGATCCATCGACCGGCCGCAACGAGACGTGCGAAACCGGTAAGCTGGTCAGCGCCGTGATTCCCGTGACGGGTGAACGTCTGCTTGTCGCGTCTCAGGATGGATTGGAGTGGCTCGATTTTGCCTCGGGCCGACTGTCACCGTTCGTCAGTCCGGAGGCTTCCATTGCCGATAACCGCCTGAATGACGCCAAATGTGGTCCGGATGGTGCGATCTGGGTTGGCTCCATGCGTATTGACGCATCCAAGCCGACCGGTGCGCTCTATCGCATCAATGCCGCAGGTGAATTCGAACGTAAGGAGGGGGGCATCGTCGTCTCCAACGGTCTCGGCTGGAGCCCGGATGGTCGCACCTTCTATTTTGTTGACACCGTTCCGGGGCTGATCCACGCCTATGATTGCGATCCACAGACCGGTGCGCTGTCTTCGCATCGTGAATTTGCCCGTATTTCCGTTGCCGATGGACGACCCGACGGTCTCGCCGTCGACGCCGAAGGTGGCGTATGGTGTGCAATCTGGGACGGCTGGTGCGTGCGTCGTTATCTGCCGAACGGCAAGCTGGATCAGGTCATAGAGTTGCCGGTGCCGCGACCGACCAGTGTCGCCTTTGGTGGTCCGGATCTCTCTACACTGTTCATCACCAGCGCCCGGACACGCCTGCCGGCATCAACGCTTGCGGATGCGCCACTTTCCGGTGGTCTGTTTTCCTGTCGTCCCGGTGTGTCCGGAGCACGTATTTCACTGTTTGAAGGATAA
- a CDS encoding SDR family oxidoreductase → MRLETVFGLKGRTALVTGSSRGIGAAIAEGLAGAGAHVILHGMKTGGAATVRQRIIDNGGTADELVSDLSEPGAGRNLIESAEAIAPVDILVINASAQINAVLEDLTPEDLSCQLAVNLGSTVDMLQSALPRMAARKWGRVVSIGSINQLRPKGIVTAYAATKAAQHNIIQSQARDYAKDNVLLNTLAPGLIDTDRNAGRRDADPEAWADYVRTLNWMGRAGQPEEMVGAAIFLSSQACSFMTGESIFLTGGY, encoded by the coding sequence ATGCGCCTCGAAACTGTTTTCGGCCTCAAGGGCCGTACGGCGCTGGTTACCGGTTCCAGTCGCGGTATTGGTGCTGCAATCGCCGAGGGGCTGGCTGGGGCTGGCGCCCATGTCATCCTGCATGGCATGAAAACCGGCGGTGCGGCGACGGTCCGGCAGCGTATCATCGACAATGGCGGTACTGCGGACGAACTGGTGAGTGACCTGTCGGAGCCGGGAGCCGGCCGCAATCTGATTGAAAGTGCAGAGGCGATCGCGCCTGTCGATATTCTCGTCATCAACGCCAGCGCCCAGATCAATGCAGTGCTTGAGGATCTCACACCGGAAGATCTCTCATGCCAGCTTGCCGTCAATCTGGGTTCCACTGTGGACATGTTGCAATCTGCCCTGCCACGCATGGCGGCGCGAAAGTGGGGCAGGGTGGTGTCGATCGGCTCCATCAACCAGCTTCGGCCTAAGGGCATTGTCACCGCCTATGCTGCTACCAAGGCGGCCCAGCATAACATCATCCAGAGCCAGGCCCGTGACTACGCCAAGGACAATGTTCTCCTCAACACGCTTGCGCCCGGCCTGATCGATACTGACCGCAATGCCGGTCGGCGTGATGCCGATCCGGAAGCCTGGGCAGACTATGTGCGAACGCTCAATTGGATGGGACGTGCAGGCCAGCCGGAAGAGATGGTCGGAGCCGCCATCTTTCTCTCGTCGCAAGCCTGCAGTTTCATGACCGGTGAAAGCATCTTTCTGACCGGTGGATACTGA
- the amyA gene encoding alpha-amylase — protein MSPRTLLQFFHWYTPADGKLWKEVAERADDLANLGITDVWLPPAYKGASGVSSVGYDTYDLFDLGEFDQKGAVATKYGDRSSFEKACRSLQTSGLRVLHDVVFNHKMGADEKESVKVRRVNAEDRTEIDDEEFKALAYTRFTFPGRKGQHSKFIWDKQCFSGVDVIEQPDESGVFKLVNEYGDGQWNEEVDEELGNFDYLMGADVEFRNNAVYEELKYWGRWLSEQVPVGGFRLDAAKHIPAWFFRDWVGHMRENVDPELFVVAEYWHPDMAALGSYLELVDKQLMLFDVALHYNFHDASKQGADFDMRTIFDGSLVDSMPGHAVTLVDNHDTQPLQSLEASVEPWFKPLAYALILLREQGVPCVFYPDLYGASYRDFGDDGNEHDIEMPVIDSLPKLIEARSRFAHGAQTDVFDDPTCIGFIRHGTAEQPGCVVVLSNGAAGEKSADLGADFAGKTFRDFLGHCDDEITVGDDGKAAFPVKGGSVSVWVRTDT, from the coding sequence ATGTCGCCACGCACTCTTCTGCAATTCTTCCATTGGTACACGCCAGCAGACGGAAAACTTTGGAAGGAGGTTGCAGAGCGAGCGGATGATCTGGCGAACCTTGGAATAACCGATGTCTGGTTGCCGCCCGCCTACAAGGGTGCAAGCGGCGTCTCCTCTGTCGGTTATGATACCTACGATCTCTTCGATCTCGGTGAATTCGATCAAAAGGGCGCCGTCGCAACAAAATACGGCGATCGGTCATCCTTTGAAAAAGCCTGCCGTTCGCTTCAGACGAGCGGCCTTCGCGTCCTCCACGATGTCGTTTTCAATCACAAGATGGGCGCTGACGAAAAGGAAAGCGTCAAGGTTCGACGCGTCAATGCCGAAGACCGGACTGAGATCGACGATGAAGAATTCAAGGCGCTTGCCTATACGCGTTTCACGTTTCCCGGACGGAAGGGGCAACACTCGAAATTCATCTGGGACAAGCAATGTTTCAGTGGTGTGGATGTCATCGAACAGCCTGACGAGAGCGGCGTTTTCAAGCTTGTCAATGAGTATGGCGACGGGCAATGGAACGAGGAAGTGGACGAAGAACTCGGCAACTTCGACTATCTGATGGGTGCCGATGTCGAGTTTCGTAACAACGCCGTTTACGAGGAACTCAAATATTGGGGCCGGTGGCTGAGTGAACAGGTTCCCGTGGGCGGATTTCGTCTCGATGCGGCGAAGCACATCCCCGCCTGGTTCTTTCGCGACTGGGTCGGACACATGCGGGAGAACGTCGACCCTGAACTCTTCGTCGTCGCCGAATACTGGCACCCCGATATGGCAGCACTCGGTTCCTATCTGGAACTGGTCGACAAGCAGTTGATGCTCTTCGACGTGGCCCTTCACTACAATTTCCACGACGCCTCAAAGCAGGGGGCAGACTTTGACATGCGCACGATCTTTGATGGTTCACTCGTTGACTCAATGCCCGGCCATGCCGTCACACTCGTGGACAATCATGATACTCAACCGTTGCAATCACTGGAGGCGTCTGTCGAGCCCTGGTTCAAACCTCTCGCCTACGCACTGATTTTGCTGCGCGAGCAGGGTGTGCCGTGTGTCTTTTACCCCGACCTTTACGGCGCATCCTATCGGGATTTCGGAGATGACGGCAACGAGCACGACATCGAAATGCCGGTGATCGATAGTTTGCCGAAACTGATCGAGGCACGCAGCCGCTTTGCACATGGCGCCCAGACCGATGTCTTCGATGATCCAACCTGCATTGGCTTCATCCGCCACGGCACGGCCGAGCAACCGGGCTGCGTCGTTGTTCTTTCGAATGGTGCCGCAGGTGAAAAATCGGCCGACCTCGGAGCAGACTTTGCCGGAAAGACTTTCCGTGATTTCCTGGGACATTGCGATGACGAGATAACAGTGGGTGACGACGGCAAAGCAGCTTTCCCGGTCAAGGGGGGTAGCGTGAGCGTCTGGGTACGCACCGACACCTGA
- a CDS encoding ferritin-like domain-containing protein gives METLAELFEHTLKDVYYAENAIVKALPKVSKAVKNAEFRKAIDHHLDETKGQIKTLDKVFKTIGVKPEAVKCDATDGLIKETEGLIDEGKGVALDAGLLAACQAVEHYEIARYGSLREWAKVLGNEEAHVFLSEILDQEKAANSKMTNLAVTAINK, from the coding sequence ATGGAAACACTCGCAGAATTATTCGAACACACCCTCAAGGACGTTTATTACGCCGAAAACGCTATCGTTAAAGCGCTACCCAAGGTTTCGAAAGCAGTTAAGAACGCGGAATTCAGGAAAGCGATTGACCACCATCTTGACGAGACCAAAGGCCAGATCAAGACACTCGACAAGGTCTTCAAGACAATTGGCGTGAAACCCGAAGCCGTCAAATGCGACGCCACCGACGGCTTGATAAAAGAAACCGAAGGTCTGATCGATGAGGGTAAAGGCGTTGCGCTTGACGCGGGTCTCCTGGCTGCCTGTCAGGCGGTCGAGCATTACGAGATCGCGCGCTATGGCTCACTTCGGGAGTGGGCAAAAGTCCTTGGTAATGAAGAGGCGCACGTCTTCTTGAGCGAAATTCTCGATCAGGAAAAGGCTGCCAACAGCAAGATGACCAATCTCGCCGTAACTGCGATTAACAAGTGA